A region from the Pseudomonas cucumis genome encodes:
- a CDS encoding peroxiredoxin, translated as MAIRIGDEAPDFTVESTEGPLHFHEWIGDKWAILFSHPKDFTPVCTTELGYMAGLKPEFDKRNTKIVGLSVDPVSNHQAWAKDIEETQGHAVNYPMIGDENLVVAKLYDMIHPNASGGARTAVDNATVRSVFIIGPDKKVKAMLIYPMSAGRNFDEVLRLLDSLQLNAKHTVATPVNWRPGEDVIIPTSVSDEDARKKYPDGFKTVKPYLRTVAQPK; from the coding sequence ATGGCAATCCGTATTGGCGACGAAGCACCAGACTTTACCGTCGAAAGCACCGAAGGCCCGCTGCATTTCCACGAGTGGATCGGCGACAAGTGGGCGATCCTGTTTTCGCACCCCAAGGACTTCACCCCGGTGTGCACCACGGAGCTCGGCTACATGGCGGGGCTCAAGCCGGAGTTCGATAAGCGCAACACCAAGATCGTGGGGCTCAGCGTCGACCCTGTCAGTAACCATCAGGCCTGGGCCAAAGACATCGAAGAGACCCAGGGGCATGCGGTCAACTATCCGATGATCGGGGACGAGAACCTGGTGGTGGCGAAGCTCTACGACATGATTCATCCGAATGCCAGTGGGGGCGCGCGGACTGCCGTGGACAACGCCACGGTGCGTTCAGTGTTCATCATCGGCCCGGACAAAAAGGTCAAGGCGATGCTGATCTACCCGATGAGTGCCGGGCGCAACTTCGATGAAGTGCTGCGTCTGCTCGATTCTCTGCAGTTGAATGCCAAGCACACGGTTGCGACCCCGGTGAATTGGCGTCCGGGCGAGGACGTGATCATTCCCACTTCGGTCTCCGATGAGGACGCCAGGAAGAAGTATCCGGATGGCTTTAAGACAGTGAAACCTTATCTGCGCACGGTGGCGCAACCGAAGTAA
- a CDS encoding MinD/ParA family protein: MDEVHCVQVIAVTGGKGGVGKTTVAVNLSLALAKMGRRVVLLDADLGLANIDILLGLTPRYTLADVIEGRCELSEALMPGPGGIRVAPASSGLQSMTHLEPAQYRALIQSFSDIGDKLDVLVIDTAAGIGGSVVNFIRAAQEVMVVVCDEPTSISGAYGLIKLLSLNYGLHRFRVLVNMTGSPSEGRNLFAKLEKITDMFLDVSLQYVGAIPSDECAHKAVQKGRAVLEAFPRSKCAQAFQALAHNVDTWPLPTHPRGHVEFFVEQLVQNSGR, translated from the coding sequence ATGGATGAGGTGCATTGCGTGCAAGTTATCGCTGTAACTGGCGGTAAAGGTGGCGTGGGCAAGACAACGGTGGCGGTTAACCTTTCGTTGGCGCTGGCAAAAATGGGGCGGCGCGTCGTATTGCTGGACGCCGATCTGGGCCTGGCGAATATCGATATTCTTTTGGGACTGACCCCGCGTTACACACTGGCCGATGTCATCGAAGGGCGTTGCGAGCTGTCCGAGGCGCTGATGCCAGGGCCTGGAGGCATTCGTGTTGCCCCGGCCTCTTCCGGATTGCAAAGCATGACTCATCTGGAGCCTGCGCAATACCGTGCGCTGATCCAGTCCTTTAGCGATATTGGCGACAAGCTTGATGTACTGGTGATCGATACGGCCGCCGGTATCGGTGGCTCGGTGGTCAATTTCATCCGCGCGGCCCAGGAAGTGATGGTGGTAGTGTGCGATGAACCCACTTCAATCAGCGGCGCCTACGGGCTGATCAAATTGCTTAGCCTGAATTACGGTTTGCACCGGTTTCGGGTGCTGGTCAACATGACGGGCAGCCCGTCGGAAGGCCGTAATCTGTTTGCCAAGCTGGAAAAGATTACCGACATGTTCCTGGATGTCTCGCTGCAATACGTCGGCGCGATACCCAGCGATGAATGTGCGCACAAAGCCGTGCAGAAGGGACGTGCAGTGCTTGAAGCCTTTCCCCGTTCCAAATGCGCTCAAGCTTTCCAGGCCCTGGCTCACAACGTCGATACCTGGCCATTGCCGACTCATCCGAGAGGGCATGTGGAGTTTTTTGTTGAGCAACTTGTGCAGAATTCTGGCAGGTGA
- a CDS encoding LacI family DNA-binding transcriptional regulator, which yields MSNIREVARLAGVSVATVSRTLKSPERVLPETRDKVNAAVEQAGYRPNLMAVQFRSRRTGNLVILVPAIANTFFARVISGAQQAAQAAGYRLLLCDTQGREEIEREFAALVYAHQADGVIQLRAYDPFESPFPHGESLPLVNACEVIQGGRHPTISLDNRAAAKAMTEHLIDLGHRRIGLIKGPKSSPLTRDRVAGYQDALHQAGIESDPQLICHGDFTLKAGFDGAGMLLELPDRPTAFFCENDEMAIGALKRIKQQGLRVPDDISLVGFDDIPFAAYCDPALTTIAQPAEIFGQKAVEMLIALIEKKPIPDRHVVLPFTLTVRNSTTARKG from the coding sequence TTGTCCAATATCCGTGAAGTAGCCCGGCTGGCCGGCGTCTCGGTGGCCACCGTGTCCAGAACGCTGAAGTCGCCCGAGCGCGTACTCCCCGAAACCCGAGACAAGGTCAACGCAGCCGTGGAACAGGCCGGCTACCGGCCGAACCTCATGGCCGTGCAGTTTCGTTCGCGCAGAACCGGCAACCTGGTGATTCTGGTCCCGGCCATCGCCAACACGTTTTTCGCACGGGTGATCAGCGGTGCCCAACAGGCGGCACAGGCGGCCGGTTATCGACTGTTGTTGTGCGACACCCAGGGTCGCGAGGAAATCGAACGGGAATTTGCCGCGCTGGTGTACGCCCACCAAGCCGACGGCGTGATTCAGTTGCGCGCCTACGACCCGTTTGAATCGCCCTTCCCGCATGGCGAGTCACTGCCTTTGGTCAATGCCTGCGAGGTGATTCAAGGCGGGCGGCATCCGACGATCAGCCTCGACAACCGGGCGGCGGCCAAGGCCATGACGGAGCATTTGATCGATCTGGGTCATCGCCGGATCGGCCTGATCAAAGGCCCGAAAAGCAGCCCGCTCACACGCGACCGTGTGGCCGGCTATCAAGATGCATTGCATCAGGCCGGTATCGAGTCGGACCCACAATTGATCTGCCACGGGGACTTCACGTTGAAGGCCGGTTTTGATGGTGCGGGAATGCTGCTGGAACTGCCCGACCGTCCGACCGCGTTCTTTTGCGAAAACGATGAAATGGCAATCGGTGCATTGAAGCGCATCAAACAACAAGGTTTGCGGGTACCCGACGATATTTCGTTGGTCGGCTTCGATGACATTCCATTCGCGGCCTACTGTGATCCGGCGTTGACGACCATCGCGCAACCCGCCGAAATCTTTGGCCAAAAAGCCGTTGAAATGCTGATCGCCCTCATTGAAAAAAAGCCCATCCCGGACCGCCATGTGGTGCTGCCGTTCACATTAACCGTGCGTAACAGTACGACCGCCCGAAAGGGATGA
- a CDS encoding AraC family transcriptional regulator, whose translation MTKTRGDTDWVKRSAQPLKMERIEAFFGGHGFTPHRHDTYAIGRTLSGVQSFQYRNTKRHSLPGKTIVLHPDEVHDGEAGTEAGFHYRMIYIEPALIQQVLGGKPLPFIDGGLSSDPRLCAATQVLLQNLDSCIEPLEEDDAIYDLAQALDVLSGQRGRRKSFDFAAAERARALIHESLDRVITLDELAQASGRDRWSLSRDFRALYGTSPYRYMTQRRLDLARALMFGGHSMAEAAVSAGFFDQSHMTRQFVQTYGVSPGRWMKRLGLV comes from the coding sequence ATGACAAAAACCAGGGGTGACACAGATTGGGTAAAGCGCTCGGCCCAGCCGTTGAAGATGGAGCGTATCGAAGCCTTTTTTGGCGGCCATGGGTTTACCCCACATCGCCACGATACGTACGCCATCGGACGAACGCTGTCGGGTGTACAAAGCTTCCAGTACCGCAACACCAAGCGTCACAGCCTGCCCGGGAAAACCATTGTTTTGCATCCGGACGAGGTGCATGACGGTGAAGCCGGCACCGAGGCGGGTTTTCATTATCGGATGATCTACATCGAGCCCGCTTTGATTCAGCAAGTATTAGGCGGCAAACCCTTGCCCTTCATCGACGGCGGGTTATCCAGCGACCCACGACTTTGTGCCGCAACCCAGGTGCTGCTGCAGAACCTCGATTCCTGCATCGAACCCCTGGAAGAAGACGATGCCATTTACGATCTCGCGCAGGCGCTGGATGTGCTCTCGGGTCAACGCGGGCGGCGCAAGTCGTTTGACTTTGCAGCGGCCGAACGCGCGCGTGCGCTGATTCATGAGTCGCTGGATCGAGTCATTACCCTGGATGAGTTAGCGCAGGCCAGTGGTCGAGACCGCTGGAGCCTGAGCCGTGATTTTCGTGCGCTGTACGGTACGAGCCCCTATCGATACATGACTCAACGACGTCTCGATCTGGCAAGAGCACTGATGTTCGGGGGCCATTCGATGGCGGAGGCGGCCGTCTCCGCAGGCTTTTTCGATCAAAGCCACATGACGCGTCAGTTCGTCCAGACCTACGGCGTCTCACCCGGCCGGTGGATGAAGCGGCTGGGCCTTGTTTGA
- a CDS encoding CAP domain-containing protein → MRPTVRRCRFISLCLMPLLPLLASPAHASGERQLVEVINDYRADPDRCAGRAVKPLRPLSLKSNLALPVGYGGGLRNALKAKGYQAVTVRTIRLVGAQDADEAFDMLESDYCGALLDTQFADIGVTRARSEWQIVLAQPVLDGRVGDSREAGKALLAAVNAARARPRLCGRQRFAATRPLTWNAALGAAAQGHSKAMAYGNYFAHRDPDGDMPLDRAKAAGYRGRQIGENIAAGQSSPNKAMASWLASPGHCANLMNPMFTQVGAAYAADSRSDEGVYWTMLFGAP, encoded by the coding sequence ATGCGCCCAACCGTCCGCCGCTGTCGCTTTATCTCGCTGTGCCTGATGCCTTTGCTTCCGCTGCTCGCCAGCCCCGCCCATGCCAGTGGGGAGCGGCAACTGGTGGAAGTCATCAACGACTACCGCGCCGATCCCGATCGCTGCGCAGGGCGTGCGGTCAAGCCGTTGCGGCCGTTGTCGCTGAAATCGAACCTGGCGTTGCCGGTCGGCTATGGCGGCGGTTTGCGCAACGCCTTGAAAGCTAAAGGCTATCAAGCGGTGACGGTGCGCACCATTCGCCTGGTCGGCGCGCAGGATGCCGATGAGGCGTTTGACATGCTTGAGAGCGACTACTGCGGGGCGCTGCTCGATACCCAGTTCGCCGACATCGGCGTCACCCGCGCCCGCAGCGAATGGCAGATAGTACTGGCGCAACCGGTGCTCGACGGACGTGTCGGTGATTCGCGAGAAGCGGGCAAGGCGTTGCTGGCCGCGGTCAATGCGGCACGGGCCAGGCCACGCCTGTGCGGGCGCCAACGCTTTGCCGCCACACGGCCGTTGACCTGGAATGCCGCCTTGGGCGCCGCTGCGCAAGGCCATAGCAAGGCAATGGCCTACGGCAATTACTTCGCCCACCGCGATCCTGACGGTGATATGCCATTGGATCGGGCCAAAGCCGCCGGCTATCGAGGCCGGCAGATCGGCGAGAACATCGCCGCCGGGCAAAGCTCACCGAACAAAGCGATGGCCAGCTGGCTGGCCAGCCCCGGACATTGCGCCAACCTGATGAACCCGATGTTTACCCAAGTGGGCGCAGCCTATGCCGCCGATTCGCGCAGCGATGAGGGTGTTTATTGGACGATGCTGTTTGGCGCGCCTTGA
- a CDS encoding nucleoside permease, with protein sequence MTTMSARLSVMMFLQFFIWGGWFVTLGTFLSSNLGASGGQIGMAFSTQSWGAIIAPFVIGLIADRYFNAERILAVLHLIGAVLLLQLYRAPDFSAFYPFVLAYMMIYMPTLALVNSVAFRQMRDPALEFSRIRVWGTLGWIVAGVVISFVFAWDSQQAISSGGLRNTFLMSAIASLVLGIYSFSLPRTAPLKPEPGRVGLKQMLGLDALGLLKDRSYLVFFIASILICIPLAFYYQNANPFLAEIGVTNPTAKMAIGQVSEVLFMLLLPLFIQRFGIKIALLVGMLAWALRYLLFAYGNNGDLAFMLFTGIALHGICYDFFFVSGQIYTDAKASERFRSSAQGLITLATYGLGMLIGFWVAGAVTDHYASADSHEWKSIWLFPAGFALAIFFCFSLAFKGRQSVAAPSSI encoded by the coding sequence ATGACCACGATGAGTGCGCGATTAAGCGTAATGATGTTCTTGCAGTTCTTTATCTGGGGCGGATGGTTCGTAACCCTCGGCACCTTCCTCTCCAGTAATCTTGGGGCCAGCGGCGGGCAGATCGGCATGGCGTTCTCGACGCAGTCCTGGGGCGCGATCATCGCGCCCTTTGTGATCGGTTTGATTGCCGACCGTTACTTCAATGCCGAGCGCATTCTTGCGGTGTTGCATCTGATCGGCGCGGTGCTGCTGTTGCAACTCTATCGAGCGCCTGACTTCAGTGCGTTTTACCCGTTCGTGCTGGCTTACATGATGATCTACATGCCGACGCTGGCATTGGTGAATTCAGTGGCGTTCCGGCAGATGCGCGACCCGGCCCTGGAGTTCTCGCGGATCAGAGTGTGGGGCACCCTCGGCTGGATCGTGGCGGGTGTGGTGATCAGCTTTGTGTTTGCCTGGGATTCGCAACAAGCGATCTCATCCGGTGGCTTGCGCAACACGTTTCTGATGTCGGCCATCGCCTCTCTCGTACTCGGGATCTACAGCTTCAGCCTGCCGCGCACCGCGCCGCTCAAACCTGAGCCGGGCCGTGTCGGCTTGAAGCAAATGCTGGGGCTGGATGCCTTGGGATTGTTGAAGGATCGCAGCTACCTGGTGTTCTTCATCGCGTCCATTTTGATCTGTATTCCGTTGGCGTTTTATTACCAGAATGCCAACCCGTTTCTGGCAGAAATCGGCGTGACCAATCCAACCGCCAAGATGGCCATCGGGCAAGTCTCGGAAGTGCTGTTCATGTTGCTTCTGCCGCTGTTTATTCAGCGTTTCGGCATCAAGATCGCGCTGTTGGTGGGGATGCTGGCGTGGGCGTTGCGCTACCTGTTGTTCGCCTACGGCAACAACGGCGACCTCGCCTTCATGTTGTTCACCGGCATCGCCTTGCATGGCATCTGCTACGACTTCTTTTTTGTTTCGGGGCAGATCTACACCGATGCCAAAGCGTCGGAGCGTTTCAGAAGCTCCGCGCAAGGGTTGATCACGCTCGCGACGTACGGCTTGGGCATGCTGATTGGCTTTTGGGTGGCCGGGGCGGTCACCGATCACTATGCGTCGGCTGACAGCCACGAATGGAAAAGCATCTGGCTGTTTCCGGCAGGGTTCGCGTTGGCGATATTTTTCTGTTTTTCGCTGGCCTTCAAAGGGCGGCAAAGCGTGGCAGCGCCGTCGAGCATTTGA
- a CDS encoding Gfo/Idh/MocA family protein, whose protein sequence is MNVATAKIRMGFVGGGEGAFIGKAHRQAAGLDGRFELVCGAFSRDARNNQDTGTALGLSASRCYSDWQLMLDSERALPADQRMELLVIVTPNHLHAPIASQALSAGFHVFSEKPAALNLSELLALKAVVKSSDRLYGLAHTYLGYPMVWQARKMVRTGVIGAVRKVIVEYPQGWLSRDVAGQGNKQASWRDQPEQSGLGGCIGDIGTHAFSLAEFVADQPIEQVCAILGSHVAGRQLDDDAAMLFKMAAGASGVLIASQVCAGEENPLKIRVYGDKGGLEWRQEEPASLIHRSLDQPLSILRSGVGQPWLCEAASQRMRLPAGHPEGYLEAMANLYGDFATAIRSNIEGNDAPGVPGIDVGLRGMAFIEAVVANHRGDAKWTELVCNP, encoded by the coding sequence ATGAATGTTGCAACGGCAAAAATAAGAATGGGGTTTGTCGGGGGCGGCGAGGGTGCCTTCATCGGCAAAGCCCACCGCCAGGCCGCCGGCCTCGATGGTCGTTTTGAACTGGTGTGCGGTGCGTTCAGCCGAGACGCCCGCAACAATCAGGACACCGGCACCGCGCTGGGATTGTCCGCCTCACGCTGCTACAGCGACTGGCAACTGATGCTCGATAGCGAGCGCGCATTGCCTGCCGACCAGCGCATGGAGCTGTTGGTCATCGTCACGCCCAATCACTTGCACGCGCCGATCGCCAGCCAGGCACTGAGCGCGGGTTTTCATGTGTTCAGCGAAAAGCCCGCGGCACTGAATCTGTCTGAACTACTGGCGCTCAAGGCAGTGGTGAAAAGCAGCGACCGCCTCTATGGACTGGCCCACACGTATCTGGGTTATCCGATGGTCTGGCAGGCGCGCAAGATGGTGCGTACCGGCGTGATCGGCGCGGTGCGCAAGGTCATCGTCGAGTACCCGCAGGGCTGGCTGAGCCGGGATGTGGCCGGGCAGGGCAACAAGCAGGCGAGTTGGCGCGATCAGCCCGAGCAGTCCGGGTTGGGCGGCTGCATTGGCGACATCGGCACCCATGCCTTTTCACTGGCCGAATTCGTCGCGGACCAACCCATCGAACAGGTGTGCGCAATCTTGGGCTCGCACGTTGCCGGGCGGCAACTGGATGACGACGCGGCGATGCTGTTCAAGATGGCCGCCGGGGCCAGCGGGGTGTTAATCGCCAGCCAGGTCTGCGCTGGCGAAGAGAACCCGTTGAAGATCCGCGTCTATGGCGACAAGGGCGGGCTGGAGTGGCGTCAGGAAGAGCCTGCAAGCCTGATCCATCGCTCCCTCGATCAACCGTTGAGCATCCTTCGTTCCGGTGTCGGTCAGCCCTGGTTATGCGAAGCCGCCAGCCAGCGCATGCGTTTGCCTGCCGGGCATCCCGAAGGTTATCTCGAGGCCATGGCCAATCTCTATGGTGATTTTGCCACCGCGATCCGCAGCAACATCGAAGGCAATGATGCTCCTGGCGTACCGGGCATCGATGTCGGGTTGCGTGGCATGGCGTTCATCGAGGCGGTGGTCGCCAATCATCGCGGCGACGCGAAGTGGACCGAACTGGTCTGCAACCCATGA
- a CDS encoding heme-degrading domain-containing protein encodes MDIQTDLQRIALQEETLKFERFDKATAWDLGTRLKTACEKQGVSATIEVRLARDTVFFYSMPGTSASNADWARRKRNVVELMELSSYRVGLSFKLQGDSLESLMGLPLRDYADHGGSFPVSVKDVGCIGAVTVSGLPQREDHALVVQVLAQMCGADPSELALEGE; translated from the coding sequence ATGGACATCCAAACCGACCTGCAACGCATCGCGCTCCAGGAAGAAACCCTGAAATTTGAGCGCTTCGACAAAGCGACGGCCTGGGACTTGGGCACCCGTTTGAAAACCGCCTGCGAGAAGCAAGGCGTGTCCGCCACGATTGAGGTCAGGCTGGCGCGGGACACCGTGTTTTTCTACTCGATGCCGGGAACCTCCGCCAGCAATGCCGACTGGGCACGACGCAAGAGAAATGTCGTAGAACTGATGGAACTCAGCTCATACCGCGTAGGCCTGTCCTTTAAGCTTCAGGGCGATTCACTCGAAAGTTTGATGGGGTTGCCCCTGCGTGATTATGCCGATCATGGGGGCAGCTTCCCGGTGTCGGTCAAGGACGTAGGGTGCATTGGCGCCGTCACCGTTTCAGGGCTGCCCCAGCGTGAGGATCATGCCCTGGTGGTTCAAGTGTTGGCACAGATGTGTGGGGCCGACCCGAGCGAACTCGCGCTTGAGGGCGAGTAG
- a CDS encoding sugar phosphate isomerase/epimerase family protein, with product MNPENPPVNHTSPTPAGLRGPGIFLAQFMSAEAPFDTLANIARWAAAQGYKAIQLPTLGTQYIDLARAADSQDYCDELKAVCAQAGVEISELSTHLQGQLVAVHPAFDTLFDDFAPAHLRGQPQARTEWAIDQLKLAARASQRLGLKAHATFSGALLWPYVYPWPQRPSGLVEQGFAELAKRWLPILDCFEQAGVDLCYEIHPGEDLHDGASFERFLEAVDHHPRAAILYDPSHLLLQQMDYLGFIDRYHERIRMFHVKDAEFRPDARSGVYGGYQGWVERPGRFRSLGDGQIDFKSIFSKLTQYDFAGWAVLEWECCLKDSEQGAAEGAAFIQQHMISKTRKAFDDFASVASDEHFNRRLLGLPDA from the coding sequence ATGAATCCGGAGAACCCTCCCGTGAACCACACCTCCCCAACACCGGCAGGCCTGCGCGGCCCGGGTATTTTCCTCGCGCAGTTCATGTCCGCCGAAGCGCCCTTCGACACGCTCGCCAACATTGCCCGCTGGGCCGCAGCGCAGGGTTACAAAGCCATTCAGTTGCCGACCCTGGGTACGCAGTACATCGACCTGGCGCGCGCCGCCGACAGTCAGGATTACTGTGACGAGTTGAAAGCCGTCTGCGCCCAGGCGGGTGTCGAAATCAGCGAGCTGTCGACGCATCTGCAGGGCCAACTGGTAGCGGTGCATCCGGCGTTCGATACGTTGTTCGATGACTTCGCCCCCGCGCATTTGCGCGGCCAGCCTCAGGCTCGAACCGAGTGGGCCATCGATCAGTTGAAGCTCGCCGCGCGCGCCAGCCAACGCTTGGGGTTGAAGGCGCACGCGACGTTTTCCGGTGCGCTGCTCTGGCCCTATGTCTACCCGTGGCCGCAACGCCCGAGCGGTCTGGTCGAGCAGGGTTTTGCCGAACTGGCCAAGCGCTGGTTGCCGATCCTCGATTGTTTCGAGCAAGCCGGCGTCGATCTCTGCTACGAGATCCATCCCGGCGAAGACCTGCATGACGGCGCCTCGTTCGAGCGTTTTCTTGAGGCCGTCGATCACCATCCGCGCGCCGCGATCCTCTACGACCCGAGTCACCTGCTGCTTCAGCAAATGGACTATCTGGGCTTCATCGATCGCTACCACGAGCGCATCCGCATGTTCCACGTCAAGGACGCCGAGTTTCGGCCCGATGCCCGTTCGGGTGTCTACGGCGGCTATCAAGGTTGGGTCGAGCGGCCTGGCCGCTTCCGTTCTCTGGGCGATGGGCAGATCGATTTCAAATCGATTTTCAGCAAATTGACGCAGTACGACTTTGCCGGCTGGGCGGTTCTGGAATGGGAGTGTTGCCTGAAGGATTCGGAGCAGGGCGCCGCAGAAGGCGCGGCCTTCATCCAGCAGCACATGATCAGCAAAACCCGAAAGGCCTTTGATGATTTCGCCAGCGTGGCGTCCGACGAGCATTTCAATCGACGGCTATTGGGTTTGCCCGACGCCTGA
- a CDS encoding cupin domain-containing protein, translating to MNSQPGVTTCTAINFAEKLALFNEQWAPKVIAEMNDYQFKVVKIEGDFVWHSHADTDETFIVLEGELRIDLREGAVVVRQGEMYVVPKGVEHKPYAEREVKMLLIEPRGVLNTGDQEGERTAINDVWI from the coding sequence ATGAATTCCCAACCCGGCGTGACAACCTGCACCGCGATTAACTTTGCCGAAAAACTGGCTTTGTTCAACGAGCAATGGGCGCCCAAGGTTATTGCCGAAATGAACGACTACCAGTTCAAGGTGGTGAAAATCGAAGGCGACTTTGTCTGGCATTCCCATGCCGACACCGATGAAACTTTTATCGTCCTCGAAGGCGAGCTTCGCATTGATCTTCGAGAGGGGGCCGTCGTGGTCAGGCAGGGAGAAATGTACGTCGTCCCCAAGGGCGTCGAACACAAGCCTTATGCTGAGCGAGAGGTGAAGATGCTACTGATCGAGCCGCGTGGCGTGCTGAATACCGGCGATCAAGAGGGAGAAAGAACCGCAATCAATGACGTCTGGATTTAG